The region TACCATCAACCTCAATGCAAATTGGATGATGCTCGCTCAGGCTGAAATCCTGAACATTGGCATAAAGCCATTCCGTAATGGTCGTTGGCTCATTGATCTGGTGGACTTCAAGCGGCAGACAATCTGGAAACAGCTTAGGGGAGGATGGATAAATATTGATCACTTGTAATACTCCACCCGCACGAAGCGGCGCTTGAGCCTGTGCAAAGGCAGGCAGATTGTGCGTTGCTTTTGGGTGATCTCCATTGCCTCAAGTGAGGCGCCACAGCGAACCACAACGCCGACGTGGCGCATCTCGCTACCCTGGTAGAGCGCGATCAACGCGCCCTCTTCAGGCTCGCACGGCGTGAGCGTTGGGAACCACTTGCCGGCCACCTCGACCATTGAGCCGTCGCCGGCGCGGATGTCCGCCCACTCCGGCCAATCCGGCAGGCCGAGGTCGCGACGGACCTCCAAGACCAGCCCATAGCAGTCAACAAACGGCCACACTCTCCCGCCCTCGAGGTACCGGCCCGCGAGGTATTTGTTGTGATCGATCATTATTGGTACCGCATGCCAGGGGCGAAGTCGCCGGTGTAGTTATAGCGAAGCCAGAGGGTTTCGAGCAGGTTGAAGTAGCCCGCCACGATCTGAGCTTCGGTCGCAGTGACTGAGCCGCTTTTCACCTTGTAGCGCAGGATCTTGGATGGATAGGACAGGTCGGTGCTGATGTACTCCCTGTACACCAGGTTGATCTCACGGCGCTCCCTGAGGGCTGCACGTAGGAAGCCAGAGACGCTACCGTCAATGTTGCACAGCGCGAATTTCAAATCTTGCTTTCCATCACTTCCGCGCTTTGGCAAAGCTACCGATATGCTGCAAGCGATAAAGCGGGCCAGCAATCCGGATTCGAGGCCAACCTCCAAGTCTTCATAACCGTTGGTTAGGAAATGTCGAACAGAGCCGTCGGTAATCTCCAATGTCGGGTGGATAATTTCCGTACCGCCGCTCGAATAAAGCCGATTGAGTAGTGGGCTTGTCATGATGGCCAGTCCTTGTTTACAGCCAGGTCGATGATGTTCATTGCGAGCAGGTATTCAGGCGCATAGATCGCC is a window of Pseudomonas antarctica DNA encoding:
- a CDS encoding DUF1833 family protein; this encodes MTSPLLNRLYSSGGTEIIHPTLEITDGSVRHFLTNGYEDLEVGLESGLLARFIACSISVALPKRGSDGKQDLKFALCNIDGSVSGFLRAALRERREINLVYREYISTDLSYPSKILRYKVKSGSVTATEAQIVAGYFNLLETLWLRYNYTGDFAPGMRYQ